Proteins encoded within one genomic window of Vidua macroura isolate BioBank_ID:100142 chromosome 2, ASM2450914v1, whole genome shotgun sequence:
- the AKAP17A gene encoding A-kinase anchor protein 17A isoform X1, with the protein MAAATIVHDTSEAVELCAPCGLYLKPITKMTISVALPQLKQPGKSISNWEVMERLKGMVQTHQFSTLRISKSTMDFIRFEGEVENKSLVKSFLACLDGKTIKLSGFSDILKVRAAEYKIDFPTRHDWDSFFRDAKDMNETLPGERPDTIHLEGLPCKWFAAKETGSEKPSEEVLIKVFQKFGEIRNVDIPMLDPYREEMTGRNFHTFSFGGHLNFEAYVQYREYAGFIEAMNALRGMKLMYKGDDGKAVACNIKVSFDSTKHLSDASIKKRQLERQKLQELEKQREEQKRKEKEAEEKQKEEERKQRELEEYERERKREEKLRKREQKQKDREVRRNKKQLEKLQAEEQRKLQEKIRLEERRLLLAQRNLQSIRLIAELLSRAKTVKLLEQEQNEEKICLQQLEERRRLQEAELKRVEEEKERALGLQRKEKELREKLLNNLLSKKMDAVNQNKEETKAPQTDVLKNPSAVPHTVSSSCITSTSGQAVTGKLAPGSQIEVASPESVNTQCKYLNGNIHDKVHIKEGQNLPTTDSERCSDKRGSGVLSCDPADNQDQKSLSSYDQNTCKKDLPCEQDKRGTEPRRRKSHSCSSINSDESKGRRESSRHRRDVSYRDEKHRKDRRYYRHSSRSYSPRRSRSPRRRSSSPRRSRYRRTRSRERRRDRRERSRSRRSVSRRRRHRR; encoded by the exons ATGGCTGCTGCAACAATAGTTCATGATACATCAGAAGCTGTAGAGCTCTGTGCTCCCTGTGGGTTATACCTTAAACCCATTACAAAAATGACCATCAGTGTGGCACTTCCTCAGCTGAAGCAACCGGGAAAATCCATTTCGAACTGGGAAGTGATGGAAAGATTGAAGGGGATGGTGCAAACTCATCAGTTTTCCACTCTGCGGATTTCTAAAAGCACAATGGATTTCATTAGGTTTGAAGGAGAGGTCGAGAACAAAAGTTTGGTTAAATCTTTTCTGGCGTGCCTTGATGGCAAAACAATAAAGCTGAGCGGCTtctctgacattttaaaagtgcGTGCTGCAGAATACAAGATTGACTTTCCTACCAGACATGACTGGGACTCATTTTTCCGTGATGCAAAAGATATGAACGAAACCTTGCCTGGGGAAAGGCCAGACACTATTCACCTGGAGGGTTTGCCTTGTAAGTGGTTTGCAGCAAAGGAGACTGGCTCGGAAAAGCCAAGCGAAGAAGTTCTTATAAAAGTTTTCCAGAAATTTGGAGAAATCCGTAATGTGGACATACCCATGCTGGACCCTTACAGAGAAGAAATGACTGGCAGGAATTTTCACACTTTCAGCTTTGGAGGCCATTTAAACTTTGAAGCCTATGTTCAGTACCGGGAGTATGCAGGATTCATCGAGGCCATGAACGCCCTGCGAGGGATGAAGCTGATGTACAAGGGCGATGATGGCAAAGCAGTGGCTTGCAATATAAAG GTTTCTTTTGACTCAACAAAACACCTCAGTGATGCATCAATTAAGAAGCGTCAACTTGAAAGGCAAAAGCTTCAAGAGCTtgaaaagcagagggaagaacaaaaacgtaaagagaaagaagctgaggagaaacaaaaagaagaagaaag GAAGCAGAGAGAGCTTGAAGAatatgagagagagagaaaaagagaagaaaagttgcgcaagagagaacagaaacagaaagatcGTGAAGTTCGACGGAACAAAAAGCAACTTGAAAAGCTTCAAGctgaagaacagagaaaacTTCAAGAGAAGATAAGGCTAGAAGAAAGGAGGCTCCTGTTAGCTCAGAGAAATCTTCAGTCCATTAGACTAATTGCAGAACTGCTAAGCAGAGCAAAG ACAGTAAAGCTTTTGGAGCAAGAGCAGAATGAAGAAAAGATTTGTCTTCAGCAGCTAGAGGAGAGACGAAGGCTCCAGGAGGCTGAGCTTAAACgtgtggaagaggaaaaagagagagcaCTGGGgttgcagagaaaagaaaaggaactgaGGGAGAAACTACTGAACAATCTTCTGAGCAAAAAAATGGATGCAGTTaatcaaaacaaagaagaaaccAAAGCACCTCAGACTGACGTGCTGAAAAACCCTAGCGCTGTTCCCCACACTGTGTCATCCAGCTGCATCACTTCTACCTCAGGACAGGCTGTTACAGGCAAACTGGCTCCTGGCTCTCAAATAGAAGTAGCATCCCCTGAAAGTGTAAACACTCAATGCAAATACTTAAATGGCAACATTCACGACAAAGTTCATATCAAAGAAGGTCAGAATCTTCCCACTACAGACTCTGAGAGGTGTTCTGACAAAAGAGGTTCAGGGGTGCTTTCATGTGATCCCGCCGATAACCAGGACCAGAAGAGCCTCTCTAGCTATGACCAGAACACTTGCAAGAAGGACTTGCCCTGTGAGCAGGACAAACGTGGAACAGAgccaaggagaagaaagagccaTTCATGTAGCAGCATAAACAGTGATGAGAGTAAGGGTAGAcgggagagcagcaggcacagaagAGATGTGAGTTACCGGGATGAAAAGCATAGGAAAGACAGGAGGTATTACAGACACTCCAGCAGAAGTTACAGCCCTCGCCGAAGCCGCAGTCCTCGGCGAAGAAGCTCAAGCCCCAGACGTTCCCGCTACAGAAGAACGCGGAGTAGAGAACGGAGGCGGGACAGAAGAGAAAGGAGTCGTAGTCGCAGAAGTGTGAGCAGGAGACGAAGGCACCGGAGGTGA
- the AKAP17A gene encoding A-kinase anchor protein 17A isoform X2, which produces MTISVALPQLKQPGKSISNWEVMERLKGMVQTHQFSTLRISKSTMDFIRFEGEVENKSLVKSFLACLDGKTIKLSGFSDILKVRAAEYKIDFPTRHDWDSFFRDAKDMNETLPGERPDTIHLEGLPCKWFAAKETGSEKPSEEVLIKVFQKFGEIRNVDIPMLDPYREEMTGRNFHTFSFGGHLNFEAYVQYREYAGFIEAMNALRGMKLMYKGDDGKAVACNIKVSFDSTKHLSDASIKKRQLERQKLQELEKQREEQKRKEKEAEEKQKEEERKQRELEEYERERKREEKLRKREQKQKDREVRRNKKQLEKLQAEEQRKLQEKIRLEERRLLLAQRNLQSIRLIAELLSRAKTVKLLEQEQNEEKICLQQLEERRRLQEAELKRVEEEKERALGLQRKEKELREKLLNNLLSKKMDAVNQNKEETKAPQTDVLKNPSAVPHTVSSSCITSTSGQAVTGKLAPGSQIEVASPESVNTQCKYLNGNIHDKVHIKEGQNLPTTDSERCSDKRGSGVLSCDPADNQDQKSLSSYDQNTCKKDLPCEQDKRGTEPRRRKSHSCSSINSDESKGRRESSRHRRDVSYRDEKHRKDRRYYRHSSRSYSPRRSRSPRRRSSSPRRSRYRRTRSRERRRDRRERSRSRRSVSRRRRHRR; this is translated from the exons ATGACCATCAGTGTGGCACTTCCTCAGCTGAAGCAACCGGGAAAATCCATTTCGAACTGGGAAGTGATGGAAAGATTGAAGGGGATGGTGCAAACTCATCAGTTTTCCACTCTGCGGATTTCTAAAAGCACAATGGATTTCATTAGGTTTGAAGGAGAGGTCGAGAACAAAAGTTTGGTTAAATCTTTTCTGGCGTGCCTTGATGGCAAAACAATAAAGCTGAGCGGCTtctctgacattttaaaagtgcGTGCTGCAGAATACAAGATTGACTTTCCTACCAGACATGACTGGGACTCATTTTTCCGTGATGCAAAAGATATGAACGAAACCTTGCCTGGGGAAAGGCCAGACACTATTCACCTGGAGGGTTTGCCTTGTAAGTGGTTTGCAGCAAAGGAGACTGGCTCGGAAAAGCCAAGCGAAGAAGTTCTTATAAAAGTTTTCCAGAAATTTGGAGAAATCCGTAATGTGGACATACCCATGCTGGACCCTTACAGAGAAGAAATGACTGGCAGGAATTTTCACACTTTCAGCTTTGGAGGCCATTTAAACTTTGAAGCCTATGTTCAGTACCGGGAGTATGCAGGATTCATCGAGGCCATGAACGCCCTGCGAGGGATGAAGCTGATGTACAAGGGCGATGATGGCAAAGCAGTGGCTTGCAATATAAAG GTTTCTTTTGACTCAACAAAACACCTCAGTGATGCATCAATTAAGAAGCGTCAACTTGAAAGGCAAAAGCTTCAAGAGCTtgaaaagcagagggaagaacaaaaacgtaaagagaaagaagctgaggagaaacaaaaagaagaagaaag GAAGCAGAGAGAGCTTGAAGAatatgagagagagagaaaaagagaagaaaagttgcgcaagagagaacagaaacagaaagatcGTGAAGTTCGACGGAACAAAAAGCAACTTGAAAAGCTTCAAGctgaagaacagagaaaacTTCAAGAGAAGATAAGGCTAGAAGAAAGGAGGCTCCTGTTAGCTCAGAGAAATCTTCAGTCCATTAGACTAATTGCAGAACTGCTAAGCAGAGCAAAG ACAGTAAAGCTTTTGGAGCAAGAGCAGAATGAAGAAAAGATTTGTCTTCAGCAGCTAGAGGAGAGACGAAGGCTCCAGGAGGCTGAGCTTAAACgtgtggaagaggaaaaagagagagcaCTGGGgttgcagagaaaagaaaaggaactgaGGGAGAAACTACTGAACAATCTTCTGAGCAAAAAAATGGATGCAGTTaatcaaaacaaagaagaaaccAAAGCACCTCAGACTGACGTGCTGAAAAACCCTAGCGCTGTTCCCCACACTGTGTCATCCAGCTGCATCACTTCTACCTCAGGACAGGCTGTTACAGGCAAACTGGCTCCTGGCTCTCAAATAGAAGTAGCATCCCCTGAAAGTGTAAACACTCAATGCAAATACTTAAATGGCAACATTCACGACAAAGTTCATATCAAAGAAGGTCAGAATCTTCCCACTACAGACTCTGAGAGGTGTTCTGACAAAAGAGGTTCAGGGGTGCTTTCATGTGATCCCGCCGATAACCAGGACCAGAAGAGCCTCTCTAGCTATGACCAGAACACTTGCAAGAAGGACTTGCCCTGTGAGCAGGACAAACGTGGAACAGAgccaaggagaagaaagagccaTTCATGTAGCAGCATAAACAGTGATGAGAGTAAGGGTAGAcgggagagcagcaggcacagaagAGATGTGAGTTACCGGGATGAAAAGCATAGGAAAGACAGGAGGTATTACAGACACTCCAGCAGAAGTTACAGCCCTCGCCGAAGCCGCAGTCCTCGGCGAAGAAGCTCAAGCCCCAGACGTTCCCGCTACAGAAGAACGCGGAGTAGAGAACGGAGGCGGGACAGAAGAGAAAGGAGTCGTAGTCGCAGAAGTGTGAGCAGGAGACGAAGGCACCGGAGGTGA